A stretch of DNA from Montipora capricornis isolate CH-2021 chromosome 1, ASM3666992v2, whole genome shotgun sequence:
CAGCACCTGGTCTCAGGAGAACCGCCTGCAGCTGAATCCATCCAAATGTAAGGAGCTGCAGTCATGCTTTAAGAGATCTCCTCCAACTCATTCTCCAGTTGAACTCGATGGCCTTGCTTTCGAGACAGTCAACTCGGCTAAAGTGCTCGGCGTTACCATAAGAGATGATTTCAAATGGAACGATCGCATCCTTAATGTAACCTCAAAGGCTGCCAAAAGATTGTACCTCCTGAGTCAACTCAAACGAGCTGGTATCTGTGTGAGtgatcttgttttattttactgtAGTACCATAAGATCGGTTTTAGAATACGCATGTCAAGTATTTCACTCCAGTCTTCCGTACTATTTATCCGAGGAGCTGGAACGTATTCAGAAGCGCGCCTTGCGCATTATCTTTCCTTATGCAAGTTACAACAGCGCGCTCAAAGAGGCAGGCATCCCCTCTCTTTATGACAGGCGAGCGTCTTTATCGTCTGATCTTTTTAACGACATTGTTCTTGACATTAATCACAAGCTCGCAGGTCTGCTCCCACCTAAAGCTGTGCACCATAGGCAGCTGCGCAGCAATAGACAGTTTATCGTGCCAGTGTGCAAGACTGATCGTcttaaaaaatcttttattgTTAGCCATAGCCTaagaatgtaaataaatttgtttaagTACGTATATTTTCTTAACACAAGGTTATCCCAAGTGAAATGTTTCTATTAGAtttgtacatttttattattatagttttttaaaaccattttaactATAACTTGAATATTATACACGTAATTCAGTCTTTGGACTGTAAggtgtttctttttaataaacgatttatctatctatctatctatctatctatctatttaggGATGCCTGCCGAGAACCAACCCAAggcgtacatacatacattccTATCTCATGCACCACATACAATCCTCGTAAAAAGCAAAACCTTACACACGCGATATAGGGTACAGGGTACTGACATTTCAACTCTATAACAAGACAAGAATGAAAGAGCTGGGCAACCGCTTACAAAGATACTACTACGGTTATatggaggccagaaaaaacctgccaaaAAAACCCTTTGGGGAGAAAAAACgacaggaaatctgggtaggaaccatggctCAAACTCTATGCAGTTAGCTGGCCATCCTACGAGGCTTTACAgctcaaacaaaacaaattttaaaactaaaaacgAAACTTGGCAACAGTGAAAGGTCGACGGTTGGTTCCGAAGGCCTAGATGGATATCACGTGCCACACTCCCtcttatatacatgtataccacTGCATCATTACCCATGATGCTAGGGCCTAAGGCCCAAGCCTTGTCGTATCACGTGCcgacaaaatatttatttctaccTAATTCGCAGGCTCAATCGTTAGAAATACCATTTTTCTGCTTCGTAGttacaaatgtgcataccccacggataatGAATTACGATCCGATCGGGAATTCTAAACTTCCTTAAATTTCCAAGCTCCCTTACGGCTATTAGAACGCCCACACTTACGCCAGCTTTCTGGCATTCTTAAACACTGGGCCATGGTGACGTCTCATTTTGCGATGAGAGCAAACATTTAGTTTGGAATCCTTTCCGCCCgtgatgattgacacagtattaaacctcacatctgaaagtatttgataaagtggagagatgatttttctttgagaacggcaAGCTTTTAAGGTCGGTAAgcagaattttctacgttatttctagatcttgcttcgttttcagtgttccactgtgaacattattgcatagaacgaatattCCAATCGACTTGTTTCTTGCGAaacagtttgttcagtcgtcCCAAAGCATTTTGAGAATCAAACAAGTGTGTTCAATTGGCCATTGTGCCAATCATTTTGTGAGTCGAACCAATGTGTTCATGTTCATTTGGCCATTGAGTAAACACTCGCTATTAGGAAGCACTGTTTGAGAATTCCAACGCCATTCCTCCCTATGTAGaaatcaaaaacgtgaaaagaaccttaggaaaaagcctttaacaaccaaatacaaaaagaaatcaaattttaaaaagaagaaCCGAGGGCGGGTGGTTCCTTTCCTAACACGGGTTTCATCATGGGTTCTTTCCCATGAAAAACGCACATTTAAGTCGTGCGCTACGCAGACAATTAGTTTCAGGTACTGCTGTGTACGGTGTATTTAATGCATTTTGATACAAATGatcaaaaatatttgttttcctgGCTTAGATGGATGTTGTAGGCCGCGAAAGTTCGTGATTTTACAATCATTTAAATTTAGGACAAGACGCCTGGGGGGGTATACACGGACGTACTATTAAGGATGTACTGATTgtgtgaaatgaaatgatgcAACAGTTTCATGTTAAAGGTTAATTGCTTGGAATCCAAAAGTTTATCCGc
This window harbors:
- the LOC138049796 gene encoding uncharacterized protein, which translates into the protein MRIMKLSGPTLGPSDYHADSPTSSWAWCINPQTPTTVDLISTWSQENRLQLNPSKCKELQSCFKRSPPTHSPVELDGLAFETVNSAKVLGVTIRDDFKWNDRILNVTSKAAKRLYLLSQLKRAGICVSDLVLFYCSTIRSVLEYACQVFHSSLPYYLSEELERIQKRALRIIFPYASYNSALKEAGIPSLYDRRASLSSDLFNDIVLDINHKLAGLLPPKAVHHRQLRSNRQFIVPVCKTDRLKKSFIVSHSLRM